One Punica granatum isolate Tunisia-2019 chromosome 3, ASM765513v2, whole genome shotgun sequence genomic window carries:
- the LOC116200261 gene encoding homeobox-leucine zipper protein REVOLUTA, translating to MAMVVAHNRESSSSGGGGGGSLSKHLTDSGKYVRYTAEQVEALERVYSECPKPSSIRRQQLIRECPILSNIEPKQIKVWFQNRRCREKQRKEASRLQTVNRKLTAMNKLLMEENDRLQKQVSQLVCENGYMRQQLHTTPTATDASCDSVVTTPQHSMRDANNPAGLLSIAEETLAEFLSKATGTAVDWVQMPGMKPGPDSVGIFAISQSCSGVAARACGLVSLEPSKIAEILKDRPLWFRDCRNLEVFTMFPAGNGGTIELIYTQVYAPTTLAPARDFWTLRYTTTLENGSLVVCERSLSGSGAGANAAVASQFVRAEMLPSGYLIRPCEGGGSIIHIVDNLNLEAWSVPEVLRPLYESSKVVAQRMTIAALRFVRQIAQETNGEVVYGLGRQPAVLRNFSQRLSRGFNDAINGFNDDGWTLLNCDGAEDVIISINSSKNLNATSAPNAFSFLGGILCAKASMLLQNVPPAVLVRFLREHRSEWADFNVDAYSAASLKAASYAYPGLRPTRFTGSQIIMPLGHTIEHEEMLEVIRLEGHSLAQDDAFVSRDIHLLQICSGIDENAVGVCSELVFAPIDEMFPDDAPLLPSGFRVIPLDSKSSDAQENNLTNRTLDLASSLEVGSGAANSAGEGARSSSTRSVLTIAFQFPFEGSLQDNVASMARQYVRSVISSVQRVAMAISPSGMAPPVGPKLSPGSPEALTLAHWICQSYNYHLGTELLGSDSLGGDSVLKNLWNHQDAILCCTLKSLPVFIFANQAGLDMLETTLVALQDITLDKIFDEAGRKALCDDFAKLMQQGFACLPGGVCMSIMGRHVSYDQAIAWKVLSGEDNSVHCLAFSFVNWSFV from the exons ATGGCTATGGTGGTGGCCCATAACCGGGAGAGCAGTAGCAGCGGGGGCGGAGGTGGGGGGAGCCTCAGCAAGCACTTAACTGATTCCGGCAAGTATGTGAGGTACACGGCCGAGCAGGTCGAGGCCCTCGAGAGGGTGTACTCCGAGTGTCCGAAGCCAAGCTCCATCCGCCGGCAGCAGCTGATCAGGGAGTGCCCCATTTTGTCTAACATTGAGCCTAAGCAGATCAAGGTCTGGTTCCAGAACCGCAG GTGCCGAGAGAAGCAGCGGAAAGAGGCCTCGAGGCTGCAGACAGTGAATCGGAAACTAACGGCCATGAACAAGCTGTTGATGGAGGAGAATGATAGGTTGCAGAAGCAGGTCTCCCAGTTGGTCTGCGAGAACGGCTATATGCGGCAGCAACTCCACACT ACACCAACTGCAACAGACGCAAGTTGTGATTCTGTAGTTACCACTCCTCAGCACTCTATGAGAGACGCCAATAACCCTGCTGG ACTCCTCTCCATTGCAGAGGAGACATTGGCAGAGTTCCTCTCAAAGGCTACAGGAACTGCTGTTGATTGGGTTCAGATGCCTGGGATGAAG CCTGGTCCGGATTCGGTTGGGATCTTTGCCATTTCGCAAAGTTGCAGTGGAGTGGCTGCTCGAGCCTGTGGTCTCGTGAGTTTGGAACCTTCAAAg ATCGCAGAGATCCTTAAAGACCGTCCATTATGGTTCCGGGACTGTCGGAACCTTGAAGTCTTCACCATGTTTCCTGCTGGCAATGGGGGAACTATTGAACTCATCTACACGCAG GTTTATGCACCAACGACGCTTGCTCCTGCACGGGATTTCTGGACTCTGCGATACACAACTACTTTGGAGAATGGCAGTCTCGTG GTATGCGAGAGATCTCTTTCTGGTTCCGGAGCCGGGGCCAACGCAGCTGTAGCTTCTCAGTTTGTTAGAGCTGAAATGCTTCCTAGTGGGTATCTGATTCGGCCTTGTGAAGGTGGAGGATCAATCATTCATATTGTTGACAACCTCAATCTCGAG GCCTGGAGCGTGCCCGAGGTACTTCGCCCACTGTACGAATCATCAAAAGTCGTGGCGCAAAGAATGACTATTGCG GCCCTACGGTTCGTCCGGCAAATTGCTCAGGAAACGAATGGAGAAGTCGTGTATGGTTTGGGTAGGCAACCTGCTGTACTAAGAAATTTCAGCCAGAGATTAAGCAg AGGCTTCAATGATGCAATCAATGGGTTCAATGACGATGGTTGGACGCTATTAAACTGTGATGGTGCCGAAGATGTCATCATTTCCATTAATTCCTCTAAGAACTTGAATGCTACCTCAGCTCCTAATGCCTTCTCATTTCTCGGAGGGATCCTCTGTGCAAAGGCTTCTATGCTCCTCCAA AATGTCCCGCCTGCAGTGTTGGTTCGGTTCCTCAGGGAGCACCGCTCGGAGTGGGCTGATTTCAATGTTGATGCCTATTCTGCAGCATCATTGAAGGCAGCTTCCTATGCTTATCCTGGCTTGAGACCTACGAGGTTTACTGGGAGCCAAATCATTATGCCCCTCGGCCACACAATCGAACACGAGGAG ATGCTGGAAGTCATTCGACTTGAAGGCCATTCTCTTGCCCAAGACGATGCTTTTGTGTCAAGGGACATTCATCTCTTGCAG ATTTGCAGTGGCATTGATGAGAATGCAGTCGGGGTTTGTTCTGAACTGGTGTTCGCCCCAATTGACGAAATGTTCCCTGATGATGCTCCGTTGCTTCCCTCAGGTTTCCGGGTCATCCCATTGGATTCAAAATCA AGTGATGCACAGGAGAACAATTTGACAAATCGGACCCTTGATCTAGCATCCAGCCTTGAGGTGGGATCGGGTGCGGCCAACAGTGCTGGAGAGGGGGCGCGATCGTCTAGCACACGGTCTGTGTTGACGATTGCATTCCAATTCCCCTTTGAGGGCAGCCTACAAGATAATGTTGCTTCGATGGCACGACAATATGTCCGGAGCGTGATTTCCTCTGTTCAGCGTGTGGCTATGGCAATATCCCCATCGGGAATGGCCCCGCCTGTGGGACCGAAGCTCTCCCCAGGCTCTCCAGAGGCCCTTACTCTTGCTCACTGGATCTGTCAAAGCTACAA TTACCATTTGGGGACAGAACTGCTCGGGTCTGATTCTCTCGGCGGGGATTCCGTGTTAAAGAACCTTTGGAATCACCAGGATGCAATTTTGTGCTGTACTTTGAAG TCTCTTCCGGTGTTCATTTTCGCAAACCAGGCCGGGTTAGACATGCTGGAGACGACCCTAGTGGCCCTTCAGGACATCACGCTCGACAAGATATTCGATGAAGCTGGCCGGAAGGCACTGTGTGATGACTTTGCCAAGTTGATGCAGCAG GGATTCGCCTGCTTGCCCGGAGGAGTGTGCATGTCGATAATGGGGCGGCACGTCTCATACGACCAAGCCATCGCGTGGAAAGTCCTATCGGGAGAAGACAACTCCGTCCACTGCCTCGCCTTCTCCTTCGTCAACTGGTCTTTCGTGTGA
- the LOC116199243 gene encoding serine/threonine-protein phosphatase 6 regulatory subunit 3, with protein MFWKLTALSAPSPVESILDKENFTLEELLDEEEIIQECKALNSRLINFLRDRTQVEQLLRYVVEEPPEDADSKRAFKFPFIACEIFTCEIDVILKALVEEEELMDLLFSFLNPDRPHSASLAGYFSKVVICLMLRKTVVLMNYVQAHQDVFRQLVDLIGITSIMEVLVRLVGADDHVYPNFLDVMQWLADSDLLEMIVDKLNPSCTPEVHANAAETLCAITRNAPSALATKLSSQSFVERVFGHALEDSHSKSGLVHSLSVCISLLDPKRSAVSSPLFHSFRGQHMYESPVPVSSETISAMLPRLGDLLMLLNVSSDQKILPTTFGELRPPLGKHRLKIVEFIAVLMRSRNEVAEKELVSSGTIQRVLDLFFEYPYNNALHHHVESIILSCLESKSEGLVDHLFVECNLLGKMLQTDRNPDLSGDSNQPTLPAPGKRAPRAGNIGHITRISNKLVQMSSSNSCIQNFLQGNGEWGQWQATVLQERNAVENVFRWACGRPTALLDRTKDSDEEDLHDRDYDVAALANNLSQAFSYKIYGNEEAEEDRAIDRDDEDVYFDDESAEVVISSLRLGDDQGSLFTNSNWFAFQDERMGTATLGSSSAEMMDEINLNGAANVGNSSSSDDEVVLGEDEDMTGKAASNGVSTSDSHSINEPPSNDPIFRADSDLQDERASASHDPGFFKFEIPENEDIFGDRPLPEWVGWGESSDMQIGGSSMNPFEDPDINLPDQSDEVAQDLSTSGGSGSPLPNGVLAPAGSITPASSSDGSVGSDSSQKSATVPSLFEEDVEFVGVEAEGTEKAMEHALKEGIVGEAGPLKRNIAPKSPEKEASEEAEGGMKEFNDANYWRVDQEVAVLE; from the exons ATGTTTTGGAAGCTCACTGCTCTGTCCGCCCCCTCTCCC GTGGAATCGATCCTTGACAAGGAAAATTTCACTTTGGAAGAGCTTTTggatgaagaagagatcatACAAGAGTGCAAGGCGTTAAACAGCCGTCTCATTAATTT CCTACGGGATAGGACGCAGGTGGAGCAGTTGTtacgttatgttgttgaagaACCTCCAGAGGATGCTGATAGCAAACGTGCCTTCAA GTTCCCTTTCATTGCCTGCGAGATCTTTACATGTGAGATTGATGTTATTCTCAAGGCCTTggtggaggaagaagaa TTAATGGACTTGCTTTTCTCCTTCTTGAATCCAGACCGGCCTCATAGTGCCTCGCTTGCTGGGTATTTCAGCAAG GTGGTTATATGCCTCATGTTGCGGAAGACAGTTGTGCTCATGAATTATGTTCAG GCCCATCAAGATGTGTTTCGTCAGTTGGTCGATTTGATAGGAATTACATCCATTATGGAG GTATTGGTTCGATTAGTAGGTGCTGACGACCATGTATATCCGAACTTTTTGGATGTGATGCAATGGTTAGCTGATAGCGACTTGTTAGAGATGATTGTCGACAAACTAAATCCTTCG TGCACTCCTGAAGTTCATGCTAATGCAGCTGAAACACTATGCGCTATAACTCGAAATGCTCCATCTGCTCTTGCCACTAAACTTTCCTCTCAAAG TTTTGTTGAGAGAGTCTTTGGTCATGCATTGGAAGACTCACATTCAAAATCTGGCCTCGTCCATTCGCTTTCAGTCTGCATTTCTTTACTTGATCCCAAAAGGTCGGCAGTGTCGTCTCCTCTGTTTCATTCCTTCCGTGGACAACACATGTATGAATCTCCAGTCCCTGTTAGTTCAGAGACGATCAGTGCAATGCTGCCAAGACTTG GTGATTTGCTGATGCTTTTGAATGTGTCATCTGATCAGAAGATATTGCCAACAACTTTTGGAGAATTGAGGCCACCTCTGGGAAAGCATCGTTTAAAG ATTGTAGAATTCATTGCAGTGCTAATGAGATCTCGAAATGAAGTTGCAGAGAAAGAATTGGTCAGCTCAGGGACCATTCAAAGAGTTCTTGATCTATTCTTCGA GTACCCATATAACAATGCTCTGCACCATCATGTTGAAAGTATCATATTATCATGTTTGGAGAGCAAAAGTGAAGGGTTGGTTGATCACTTGTTTGTAGAATGTAATTTACTTGGAAAGATGCTACAGACAGACAGAAATCCTGATCTCTCAGGTGATTCTAATCAG CCGACTCTACCTGCTCCTGGAAAACGGGCGCCAAGAGCAGGAAATATCGGACACATAACAAGAATCTCTAACAAGCTTGTCCAGATGAGTAGCAGCAATAGCTGCATCCAAAATTTTCTTCAG GGCAATGGTGAATGGGGTCAATGGCAGGCTACTGTTTTGCAGGAGCGTAATGCAGTCGAAAATGTTTTCCGTTGGGCTTGCGG CCGTCCGACTGCTTTACTTGATAGGACCAAGGATAGTGATGAAGAGGATCTTCATGATAGAGACTATGATGTAGCTGCCCTTGCTAATAATCTCAGTCAGGCTTTTAGCTACAAAATCTATGGAAATGAAGAAGCTGAAGAG GATCGGGCTATCGATCGTGATGATGAG GATGTGTACTTCGATGATGAATCCGCTGAAGTTGTTATCTCATCCTTGAGACTGGGTGATGACCAGGGAAG TTTGTTCACAAACTCCAACTGGTTCGCCTTCCAAGACGAGAGAATGGGTACTGCAACTTTAGGCAGTTCGTCCGCAGAGATGATGGACGAAATAAACCTAAATGGAGCTGCAAATGTTGgaaacagcagcagcagtgaCGATGAGGTGGTCTTAGGAGAGGATGAAGACATGACTGGCAAAGCTGCCTCCAATGGTGTATCAACTTCTGATTCGCACTCCATTAATGAACCTCCAAGCAATGATCCCATCTTCAGGGCAGACTCTGACCTTCAAGACGAGAGAGCAAGTGCCTCCCACGACCCAGGTTTCTTCAAGTTTGAGATTCCTGAGAACGAAGACATTTTCGGGGACAGGCCGTTGCCTGAATGGGTTGGGTGGGGTGAGTCGTCTGATATGCAGATCGGTGGGTCCAGCATGAACCCATTTGAGGATCCCGATATAAACCTTCCTGACCAGAGTGACGAAGTGGCACAGGACCTCAGCACGAGTGGAGGATCGGGATCCCCACTACCCAATGGGGTACTTGCCCCTGCTGGATCTATCACCCCTGCAAGCTCTAGTGATGGTTCAGTGGGCAGCGACTCTAGCCAAAAGTCTGCTACCGTCCCATCACTGTTCGAGGAGGATGTTGAATTTGTGGGCGTGGAAGCGGAAGGAACTGAGAAGGCGATGGAACACGCTCTCAAAGAAGGGATAGTGGGTGAGGCGGGCCCTCTCAAGAGGAATATTGCGCCAAAGTCGCCCGAGAAGGAAGCTTCTGAAGAGGCTGAGGGGGGCATGAAGGAGTTTAATGACGCGAACTATTGGAGGGTCGACCAAGAGGTGGCTGTTCTCGAGTGA